TCTATTGTATTTCCTGGCCTCCCACCCAAATCAGGTTTTCAATCGAAATCAATTGATTGAGCAAGTATGGGGATTGGAATATGAAGGAGACGAAAGAACAGTTGACGTTCATATTAAACGTTTAAGAGAAAGGTTTAAGCATGTATCTGAAGCGTTTTCCATCAAGACCATAAGAGGTGTAGGCTACTCCTTGGAGGTCCAATAAATGAAATCTCTTTATGGTAAGTTTGCTCTTACGACCATATTCATTATGGTGCTAAGTGGAGTTTTATCCTTTGTTATTTCAAATTTGTATTATCAACACTCCCTTAAACCTCAAAATGATGATAAAATCACAAATTTTGCATTAGAGATTTCAAAATATATTCAGAAGGATCCTAACATTAATTTGAACAATTACTTAAATCATATAGGATTGATTGGTTATCAGATATATATCGTAAATGATGATGGAGTGGAGCAGTTTTTCGGGAATGCATATAGGGATACAACCCTATCAAAAAAGGCAATGGACACGGTTATTGCTGGTGAAATCTATCATGGTATTAATCAATTTCCACATAAGACATTTGTTACTGGATTCTTTGCAAATGAATTAAAGAATACAGTTGGAGTTCCGTTTACATACCAACAACGAAAATTTGCCCTATTCATCCGTCCGGATATTAAACTGATGTTTAATGAGATGCATTTATTGTTTGCTTGGCTCTTGCTTACTTCCATTTTATTAAGTATTTTATTTGTATTAATAGGCTCAAAATTCTTAGTAAATCCGGTTGTTAAATTAAATCAGGCAACAAAAATATTATCTGAGGGTAATTTCACGATTCATTTGGATATTAATCGAAAAGATGAAATAGGAGACTTGGCTGGAAGCTTTATGAATATGTCAAGAAAGTTGGAAAAAGTAGATAAGTTGAGAAAAGAGTTTATTTCTAACGTCTCCCATGATATCCAATCACCGC
This Neobacillus sp. YX16 DNA region includes the following protein-coding sequences:
- a CDS encoding HAMP domain-containing sensor histidine kinase, whose translation is MKSLYGKFALTTIFIMVLSGVLSFVISNLYYQHSLKPQNDDKITNFALEISKYIQKDPNINLNNYLNHIGLIGYQIYIVNDDGVEQFFGNAYRDTTLSKKAMDTVIAGEIYHGINQFPHKTFVTGFFANELKNTVGVPFTYQQRKFALFIRPDIKLMFNEMHLLFAWLLLTSILLSILFVLIGSKFLVNPVVKLNQATKILSEGNFTIHLDINRKDEIGDLAGSFMNMSRKLEKVDKLRKEFISNVSHDIQSPLTNIKGYLNLLDDEGISKEKRQNYIKVIHSEINRLSNLSKQLLLLSSIESKKELIDVKEFDVAEQIKSVIQQFSWRINERELMLSYSLPETKMTGDPFLLYSVWENLLTNAIKYNVENGSIDIIVTSLNDYIEVQFKDSGIGLESSQIERIYDRFYRADPSRSKAVEGTGLGLSIVQSIVQLHRGKIVVESVKDIGTNFTVILPK